Proteins from one Podospora pseudoanserina strain CBS 124.78 chromosome 1, whole genome shotgun sequence genomic window:
- a CDS encoding hypothetical protein (COG:O; EggNog:ENOG503NXJ7) — translation MAFIDSALVLQGVRIVARQATETVVSTALSSTINPSPTTDITNSPTDSPTVQPSLTSLTSSTSPEATPSPSPQPSPGGNNSSPLLFFVALGFGVVFTNLWIIVGVKYCFRYNARNRQMRMNEDGEPINMENMPRPHRRRREKKLMTIDEVNEKFPMLKYKTWVASRAQEGLPTRGGVSSPSRPNSVRDAEGVISELPNKERMSTEERPTTSATAPAAEATAKNETAATPESTTAAAQTEKPGKHASKESTSSSIGGPQPRISTDRERGGGNDGARDADAGTLHKASTQGAHDDDEEDDEHIDAAIPPECMGTSGDTCAICIDTLEDDDDVRGLTCGHAFHAVCLDPWLTSRRACCPLCKADYYTPKPRPPGAEGPDGATVIAISLVDSRSNRMNMPNRPRRTFFGLLGSDNRSEREMYASNRHRHDNRTRSSRARDNRRGNRTRAPASPAPVSESQASSGGWFSNMRTAISRLPRGRQQNTDSQTTPPASGANPAVTPSQLEAGVQRS, via the exons ATGGCCTTCATTGATTCTGCCTTGGTGTTGCAAGGCGTTCGGATAGTTGCCAGACAAGCAACCGAGACCGTGGTATCGACCGCATTGTCATCAACAATCAACCCATCGCCCACCACGGACATCACCAACTCACCAACGGACTCGCCCACCGTCCAACCCTCTTTGACCTCTCTCACATCATCGACCTCACCCGAAGCGACTCCGAGTCCGTCTCCGCAGCCATCGCCGGGAGGTAATAATTCCTCGCCGTTGCTGTTTTTTGTAGCGCTGGGCTTTGGTGTCGTCTTCACCAATCTCTG GATTATCGTTGGGGTCAAGTACTGCTTCAGATACAATGCCCGTAACCGTCAAATGCGGATGAATGAAGATGGCGAACCAATCAACATGGAGAACATGCCTCGCCCGCATCGTCGTCGGCGCGAAAAGAAATTGATGACCATCGATGAGGTCAACGAAAAATTTCCGATGCTCAAGTACAAGACGTGGGTTGCAAGCCGAGCGCAGGAAGGACTACCTACCCGCGGCGGTGTTTCAAGCCCCAGTCGCCCAAACAGTGTCCGCGATGCCGAAGGTGTGATTTCCGAGCTTCCTAATAAGGAGCGCATGTCTACCGAGGAGCGACCAACAACGAGCGCAACcgcaccagcagcagaagcgACAGCGAAAAACGAAACGGCCGCAACTCCCGAGTCAACGACGGCGGCTGCCCAGACCGAGAAGCCCGGAAAACATGCTTCAAAGGAAAGCACCTCGAGTTCGATAGGTGGGCCTCAGCCAAGGATATCCACGGATAGGGAACGGGGTGGGGGCAATGATGGAGCTCGGGATGCTGATGCCGGAACTCTCCATAAAGCGTCGACCCAAGGCGCacatgatgacgatgaggaagatgatgagcaCATTGATGCTGCCATCCCACCCGAATGCATGGGGACCTCGGGAGACACGTGTGCTATTTGCATCGACACTCtcgaagacgacgatgacgTGCGCGGCTTGACTTGTGGCCATGCTTTCCACGCTGTTTGCTTGGACCCGTGGCTCACGAGCAGGAGGGCATGCTGCCCATTGTGCAAGGCTGATTATTACACTCCTAAGCCACGACCTCCAGGCGCCGAGGGTCCCGACGGGGCCACGGTGATCGCCATCAGCCTCGTTGATTCGCGCTCGAACCGGATGAACATGCCCAATCGGCCACGGCGCACCTTCTTTGGTCTTCTGGGCTCTGACAACCGGAGCGAGAGAGAAATGTATGCCAGCAACAGACATAGGCATGATAACCGAACACGATCCTCCCGTGCTCGCGATAACAGGCGAGGGAACAGGACTCGTGCGCCAGCGAGTCCTGCTCCAGTGTCGGAGAGCCAGGCTAGCAGCGGCGGTTGGTTCTCCAACATGAGAACAGCTATTTCGAGACTTCCAAGAGGGCGGCAGCAAAACACCGACAGCCAGACTACCCCACCAGCATCGGGGGCCAACCCGGCTGTGACACCATCCCAGCTTGAAGCTGGAGTACAGAGATCATGA
- the VPS8 gene encoding Vacuolar protein sorting-associated protein 8 (EggNog:ENOG503NU9R; COG:U; BUSCO:EOG09260EOI) yields the protein MSSSQAQGSNGPGDNMADIPELAPEADDHRLGSSSSDEETIRGERDEDYVADAAILEEEEENWPADVPIPTVEVDTSASIPNHYRGIVGASQEATSEDGSTDAIPRLAASPMGSNLSIPDDTPSAQGSVVSSMGSSVLPSFAHRPGMSPTPSFRPFDQRFQSRIASPHLSSPRPSSPAFLAGHSRTVSVSSQFLLDSGETETPSPPWEVVRWTKLRKLNSQAFSEAGKRNFGTPTCLAVTANIVMGTSKGIILVFDYNQNLKLIIGPGTKAVESGPITSIAISADHSTIAGGHSNGNIFTWDTTRAARPFLSIPHLDSTQVQRRTADGHVSNVAITHLGFLGTRHTALVSADDRGMAFSHLATRGTGALGRTVKTTRILGRYPDSKPPVGKTLKPSTVLGFSSCPLGNVEMATDGMGLTAMLTPYLLVIVSTTPIAQTQHKSARPKEVAAHSAMTGCLAWFPAVKLKVPDPVTGSQISKVKLVYCWSNVLTVLDVDEIPEDDKEKLPSLKFRARSRWTCEESIAAVQWLSRSVLTVLTISQRLIVLEDRSMRMTEAFDLMGKHIYHADLFSKQLNPLVEQLDEDDDSMHGVVADAFYMSFKAYKSRLFLLGFNDVSIGALSNWADRLIALMESGDYVGAIQLATSYYTGDANKLTVGLPEDAKLRHSMVQDKLMEIMSASLKYAFGQRQKRKDSVTDAHLQELAETCFVACQSVGDEDFVFDEMWEWYEDAEVEGIFLETLEPYILDGSITTVPPVVVKGMVTHFVSKGLESRLEELICHLNTATLDLDQITLLCKQHSLYDALLYVWNQALQDFITPLLDLLALLVPLMQNGRYSGSANPIEDDVYGVNALKIFPYLSYVLTGRVYPTGEALSEEIAQRAKAELYWLLFSGKSITWPKGSNKRLLTKPSQSQEPSFPYLRLILNFDAPSFLSALNEAFEDSFLNDSPEKQAATGSRPRDLPEEQIFGLTVDRQYIVSILMEIMNSTDYETTDTIYLDMFIARNLPKYPQYLLFPGSTLTKVLAGLCKFPGRDLAEDAQLSAEYLLSVYHPPDVNDLIPLFKEAGFYRILKRIYKNDKQYGKLIETYFDDPEDQEAVFSCIEVCLRPQAGLTRRQIQDVHQVIKRHAAQFVEIDPPMAAKTIAKVAPELHHDVLQASGEQPGLQYSYLKAILEPQTEQRRTGSPDRDMVEQYLRLMCRFDPAHVSDYVGLVQSTNLRLENLLPTMEETGVIDAAVILMAKEGQAQEAMGRLVKHLETLESALQGLLAGSEPESTTEQLHQSVEELMEALRRYILVGIWLCQGQTETVREANAGRRRQKPTLDDALSSDEALWLDLIDIAVRITKQISTALRLSPAETPSENEKPNLPLGDNDKITTLLRSLVQNTFTALLTCTSTPSPSSTTTAGMGSNLSFLRILRAFLTRAAASSPNLADLRSVLSSIFAAYAYEESILRLSNRLLERSLFVSVNEAVALRQRGWRPRGSTCEACRRRVWGPGVAGNVFEAWEEKQTVEEKKRKLRKALISPNGDVGEDGTGGDEEEAYVGKGKGKGKAPSPRLRQEDGAVGDGDVQTAQDPREGRSDEAGAPRRREQPPLGPLVLLACRHIYHKSCLEELLAKDGQVKENEYRCPIDG from the exons ATGAGTTCGAGTCAAGCACAGGGCAGCAATGGCCCGGGAGACAATATGGCCGACATTCCAGAACTGGCCCCAGAAGCAGATGATCACAGGCTAGGGTCGAGCTCTAGCGATGAGGAGACAATAAGAGGGGAGCGTGACGAAGACTATGTTGCTGATGCCGCCATactggaggaagaggaagagaacTGGCCAGCTGACGTTCCAATACCCACTGTCGAGGTCGATACCTCTGCTTCCATACCCAACCACTATCGTGGAATTGTTGGAGCTTCACAGGAGGCTACTTCGGAAGATGGGTCGACCGATGCTATACCGCGGTTGGCGGCAAGCCCTATGGGTTCCAACCTTTCAATTCCAGATGATACTCCGTCTGCTCAG GGCTCCGTCGTTTCCTCGATGGGTAGCAGTGTCTTGCCCTCCTTCGCTCACCGACCTGGTATGAGCCCAACGCCATCTTTCAGGCCGTTTGACCAGAGATTCCAATCTCGTATTGCCTCGCCACACCTAAGCTCTCCCCGACCGTCCTCACCTGCCTTTCTTGCTGGACATAGCCGAACAGTGTCTGTGAGCAGTCAGTTTCTACTCGATTCGGGTGAAACAGAGACGCCGTCTCCGCCATGGGAGGTTGTGAGGTGGACGAAGCTCAGAAAGCTAAATAGCCAGGCTTTCTCGGAGGCAGGAAAGAGAAATTTTGGAACTCCAACCTGTCTTGCCGTCACAGCAAATATCGTGATGGGGACATCAAAGGGCATAATCCTGGTTTTTGACTATAACCAAAATCTCAAGTTGATCATTGGTCCAGGAACAAAAG CTGTTGAGTCGGGTCCTATCACATCGATTGCCATTTCGGCAGACCATAGCACTATAGCTGGTGGGCACTCTAACGGCAATATCTTTACCTGGGACACCACCCGAGCGGCGAGACCGTTTCTTAGCATACCCCATTTGGACTCAACACAAGTCCAACGCAGAACGGCCGACGGTCATGTCTCCAATGTTGCTATCACTCACTTAGGATTTCTCGGAACACGCCACACAGCACTCGTTTCGGCCGACGACAGAGGAATGGCCTTTTCACATCTCGCAACGCGGGGCACAGGAGCACTGGGAAGGACAGTGAAGACCACTCGCATTCTCGGGCGCTATCCAGACTCAAAACCACCTGTTGGAAAAACCCTCAAGCCCAGCACTGTACTAGGGTTTTCCTCATGTCCCCTTGGTAATGTCGAGATGGCTACTGACGGTATGGGCCTCACGGCGATGCTCACCCCCTATTTGCTCGTCATTGTCTCCACAACCCCTATCGCGCAAACTCAACACAAATCCGCCCGTCCAAAAGAGGTTGCAGCACACAGTGCCATGACCGGGTGCCTAGCTTGGTTTCCAGCTGTGAAGCTGAAGGTGCCGGACCCTGTTACTGGAAGTCAAATTTCCAAAGTGAAATTGGTGTACTGCTGGTCAAATGTCCTCACTGTACTAGATGTGGATGAGATACCAGAAGATGACAAAGAAAAACTCCCAAGTCTCAAATTCAGAGCACGGAGCCGATGGACGTGTGAGGAATCGATCGCGGCTGTCCAGTGGCTCAGCAGATCAGTTCTGACGGTTCTCACGATATCCCAACGGCTGATCGTGCTCGAAGATCGAAGCATGCGCATGACGGAGGCTTTTGACTTGATGGGCAAGCACATCTATCATGCAGATCTTTTTTCAAAACAGCTGAACCCACTGGTGGAACAActggatgaagatgacgactCGATGCATGGTGTCGTTGCTGACGCGTTCTACATGAGTTTCAAGGCGTATAAAAGCCGCCTGTTTCTCCTGGGATTCAATGATGTTTCGATAGGCGCTCTGTCCAACTGGGCTGATCGCTTGATCGCGTTGATGGAATCTGGGGACTATGTGGGGGCCATCCAACTTGCCACGTCCTACTACACAGGTGATGCTAATAAGCTCACCGTCGGACTTCCAGAAGATGCAAAACTCAGACACTCTATGGTCCAGGACAAGCTGATGGAAATCATGAGCGCCTCGCTCAAGTATGCATTTGGGCAGAGACAGAAGCGGAAAGACAGCGTTACAGACGCTCATCTGCAAGAGCTGGCCGAAACCTGCTTTGTGGCTTGCCAAAGTGTCGGGGACGAGGACTTCGTCTTTGACGAGATGTGGGAATGGTACGAAGATGCCGAGGTCGAAGGCATTTTCCTTGAGACTTTGGAGCCATACATCCTCGATGGATCTATTACGACGGTCCCTCCAGTTGTGGTCAAAGGCATGGTCACCCACTTTGTGAGCAAAGGGCTCGAAAGCCGCCTGGAGGAACTGATATGCCATCTAAACACCGCGACTCTCGATTTGGACCAAATCACCCTACTTTGCAAACAACACAGCCTTTACGACGCCCTCCTATATGTCTGGAATCAAGCCCTTCAAGATTTCATTACGCCCCTCCTCGATTTGCTGGCTTTATTGGTACCATTGATGCAAAACGGCCGATATTCAGGCTCAGCAAACCCGATCGAGGATGATGTTTATGGGGTCAATGCCCTTAAGATCTTCCCATATCTTTCATATGTCCTCACGGGACGGGTGTACCCGACTGGTGAGGCCCTGTCAGAAGAGATCGCGCAGAGGGCAAAGGCTGAGCTTTATTGGCTACTCTTCTCTGGCAAAAGCATTACCTGGCCTAAGGGCAGCAACAAGCGACTCCTCACGAAGCCTTCTCAGTCGCAGGAGCCGTCGTTTCCCTACCTACGATTGATCCTTAACTTTGATGCGCCCAGCTTTCTGAGTGCCCTCAATGAAGCGTTTGAAGATTCCTTCCTCAACGATTCGCCCGAGAAGCAGGCGGCAACCGGCAGCCGACCACGAGATCTACCAGAAGAGCAAATCTTCGGGTTGACTGTAGACAGACAGTACATTGTCTCCATCCTGATGGAGATCATGAACTCGACCGACTACGAAACGACCGACACGATCTACCTTGACATGTTTATTGCGAGAAACCTCCCCAAATACCCACAATATCTGCTGTTTCCAGGCTCAACTCTTACCAAAGTGCTCGCGGGACTCTGCAAGTTTCCCGGCCGAGACCTGGCCGAGGATGCTCAGCTGAGTGCGGAATACCTGCTTTCGGTATACCATCCACCAGATGTCAATGACTTGATTCCCCTTTTCAAGGAAGCTGGATTCTATCGCATTTTGAAGCGCATCTACAAGAACGACAAGCAGTATGGGAAACTCATTGAGACTTATTTTGACGATCCCgaagaccaagaagctgtGTTTAGCTGCATTGAGGTCTGCTTACGACCGCAAGCGGGCCTTACACGGCGGCAAATACAGGATGTTCACCAAGTCATCAAACGGCACGCGGCTCAGTTTGTCGAGATTGACCCTCCCATGGCAGCCAAAACCATTGCAAAGGTTGCGCCCGAGCTGCATCATGACGTCCTTCAAGCATCTGGTGAGCAACCGGGACTGCAATATTCGTATCTCAAGGCCATCCTGGAGCCACAGACTGAACAACGTCGTACTGGGTCACCAGATCGGGATATGGTTGAGCAGTATCTGCGGCTGATGTGCAGGTTTGATCCAGCACATGTGTCTGACTATGTTGGGCTGGTTCAGTCTACCAATCTACGGCTTGAAAACTTGCTTCCAACGATGGAGGAGACAGGCGTGATTGACGCGGCTGTCATACTTATGGCCAAGGAAGGTCAGGCTCAGGAGGCAATGGGTCGGTTGGTTAAGCACCTCGAAACACTAGAATCTGCTCTCCAGGGTCTGCTTGCAGGTTCTGAACCTGAATCGACCACTGAGCAGCTTCACCAGTCTGTCGAGGAGCTGATGGAGGCCTTGAGGAGGTACATCCTAGTCGGCATCTGGCTTTGCCAGGGACAGACGGAGACTGTGCGGGAAGCCAATGCTGGTCGTCGACGGCAGAAGCCTACTCTTGACGATGCACTGTCTTCTGATGAGGCTCTCTGGCTTGATCTGATTGATATCGCGGTGCGGATCACCAAGCAGATCTCTACGGCCCTCCGGTTGTCTCCGGCAGAAACTCCCTCCGAGAACGAGAAGCCCAATCTACCATTAGGCGATAACGACAAAATCACCACTCTTCTCCGCTCTCTGGTGCAAAACACTTTTACCGCACTGCTCACATGTacttcaaccccatcaccttCCTCGACCACAACTGCCGGCATGGGCAGCAACCTGTCCTTTCTCCGAATCCTCAGGGCGTTCCTCACACGTGCGgctgcctcctctcccaacttGGCCGACCTTCGCTCCGTCTTGTCGTCCATTTTTGCGGCGTATGCGTATGAAGAGTCGATCCTGCGGCTGTCCAACCGGCTTCTTGAACGGAGTTTGTTCGTCAGTGTCAACGAGGCGGTCGCGCTCCGGcagcgaggatggcgacCACGAGGCTCAACCTGCGAGGCTTGCCGTCGGAGAGTGTGGGGTCCGGGGGTGGCTGGAAATGTGTTTGAAgcttgggaggagaagcaaacggtggaagagaagaagaggaaattGAGAAAGGCCCTGATATCACCGAATGGTGATGTCGGTGAGGATGGGACAggtggtgacgaggaagaggcttaTGTTGGCAAGGgcaaagggaaaggaaaggcaCCTAGTCCCAGGTTAAGACAGGAAGATGGGGCGGTCGGTGATGGCGATGTTCAGACAGCTCAGGATCCCCGAGAGGGACGGTCTGATGAGGCTGGGGCTCctaggaggagggagcagccACCGTTGGGGCCGTTGGTCTTGCTTGCGTGTAGACATATTTACCACAAGAGCtgcttggaggagctgttggcgAAGGATGGGCAGGTAAAGGAAAATGAGTATAGATGTCCTATTGACGGGTAG
- a CDS encoding hypothetical protein (EggNog:ENOG503Q4JK; COG:S), translating into MSSIGPQLPPHLQKRKRIPEDDGLLASPPPKVSRRDNDDEIPLDDDSDDGFGPGAPPPTKPSIGPSLPPSENPSNPLNPAVAKPSIGPSRSPVGPTLPPTNNDEITLDDSDSDSPGPALPPSSKPSPPPRRVLGPAPPPAPLSTRPTTNPDSDSDSDDDYCPALPDSVPSRPTPQGSSLSAYTEPEAAPKRDSWMIAPPTETSYRAPDPTKLKARKFNTGPRAVTESKSSSGVSSIWTEAPEEKRRRLANAVLGRDDPSNTPQQPIGPSAGPSKRTAEDEARIKSYTEQTRGKSLVEQHQARKAERKAKSGSGKEDEEEDDPSKRAFSWEKDMKVGGVVSGKQKRELLNKAANFGGRFQKGSYL; encoded by the coding sequence ATGTCTTCCATTGGACCCCAGTTACCACCACATCTTCAAAAGCGCAAGCGCATACCAGAAGACGACGGCCTCCTagcatctcctccacccaaaGTCTCGCGACGTGACAACGATGATGAAATACCCCTAGATGACGACTCCGACGATGGGTTTGGTCCCGgcgcaccacctcccacaaAGCCATCAATAGGACCGTCACTCCCCCCATCAGAAAATCCATCAAATCCGCTCAATCCCGCTGTCGCAAAGCCATCCATCGGTCCCTCCCGTTCACCAGTAGgaccaaccctcccaccaacaaacaacGACGAGATCACCCTCGACGACTCCGATTCCGACTCCCCAGGCCCAGCCCTCCCACCCTCATCAaaaccatcccctccaccccgtcGAGTCCTCGGccccgctcctcccccagcaccCCTCTCAACTcgcccaaccaccaaccccgatTCCGACTCGGACTCAGACGACGACTACTGCCCCGCCCTCCCCGACTCCGTCCCCTCCCGCCCAACCCCCCAGGGTTCCTCCCTATCTGCCTACACGGAACCAGAAGCGGCCCCTAAACGCGACTCCTGGATGATAGCCCCTCCAACAGAAACCTCTTACCGCGCCCCAGACCCAACCAAGCTTAAAGCCCGCAAATTCAACACGGGCCCCCGCGCCGTCACAGAATCCAAGTCTTCCTCCGGGGTATCCTCAATATGGACCGAGGCCCCTGAGGAAAAGCGTCGTCGCCTCGCCAATGCCGTGCTAGGTAGAGACGACCCATCCAAcacccctcaacaacccatcGGTCCATCAGCCGGGCCGTCAAAACGGACGGCGGAGGATGAAGCCAGAATCAAGTCTTATACCGAGCAAACGAGGGGTAAGAGTCTGGTGGAGCAGCACCAGGCTAGGAAGGCTGAAAGAAAGGCAaagagtgggagtgggaaggaagatgaggaagaagatgacccGAGCAAGAGGGCTTTTAGCTGGGAGAAGGACATGAaggttggtggggtggtgagcgGGAAGCAGAAGAGGGAGTTGTTGAACAAGGCGGCGaattttggggggaggtttcAGAAGGGGAGTTACCTCTGA
- a CDS encoding hypothetical protein (EggNog:ENOG503Q3W5; COG:E) translates to MNINYLVSSISRQPAKPREPHNLFKDTSKMESPTSDASLKEQLKSTFVGKTLDQVPTPSVILDLAKLETNCNGMLEATKKLGLLWRAHIKTHKTTELTRLQVGNDKSTPVNIVVSTIIEAENILPLLKEYQSKGRKVNVLFSFPLFPSAASRLADLSAQLGPDSISLMIDHPDQLVSAATIAHTTGAYPPLVFIKIDGGYHRAGVQPSPSFATGESTQGDSSHPSEVLIDAVLEAEKQNKCVLHGVYIHAGHSYGTRTDWAALGYLAQEFQICLDFAEAIRKRSPGHKLVLSVGATPTATTIQHPSIISSGDNNNNNNNGDSSVQKLKEFITAQSKRENPFSLEVHAGVYSTLDLQQLATHARDSSLLKADDIAISVLAEIASLYPSRGKNSTTEALINAGCLALGREPVTDKGSIPGVDYSGWGFLMPWGGNLTSNPTPGPDFPRVHPGWQVGKVSQEHGILVWDGKPEDEIPLQYGQRVRIWPNHSCIAGACFDWYLIVDSRSKGREDEVVDVWPRWRGW, encoded by the exons ATGAACATCAACTACCTCGTATCCAGCATTTCCCGCCAACCAGCTAAACCTCGTGAGCCTCACAACCTATTCAAAGACACAAGCAAAATGGAGTCGCCCACGTCCGATGCCTCCCTCAAGGAGCAGCTCAAAAGCACATTCGTGGGCAAGACACTCGACCAAGTCCCCACCCCATCAGTGATCCTCGATCTGGCCAAACTCGAGACGAACTGCAATGGAATGCTGGAAGCCACGAAGAAACTTGGTCTGCTCTGGCGGGCTCACATAAAGACGCACAAG ACAACAGAGCTCACCCGCCTCCAAGTCGGCAATGACAAGTCCACTCCTGTGAACATTGTTGTCTCAACCATCATCGAAGCAGAGAATATCCTCCCATTGCTTAAAGAATACCAGTCCAAGGGGAGAAAAGTCAACGtgctcttctcctttcccCTCTTCCCTTCCGCGGCCTCTCGACTAGCCGATCTATCTGCGCAGTTAGGACCGGATTCCATCTCTCTTATGATTGACCACCCTGACCAACTCGTTTCTGCCGCAACTATTGCTCACACAACGGGTGCTTACCCCCCTCTGGTGTTCATCAAGATTGACGGTGGCTACCACCGAGCAGGCGTACAGCCCTCTCCCAGTTTCGCCACGGGGGAGTCAACCCAGGGGGACAGCAGCCACCCTTCCGAAGTCCTCATCGACGCCGTTCTCGAAGCggagaaacaaaacaagtgTGTCTTGCACGGGGTGTACATCCACGCAGGCCACAGCTACGGCACCAGGACTGACTGGGCTGCATTGGGCTATCTAGCCCAGGAATTCCAAATCTGTCTCGACTTTGCCGAAGCGATCAGAAAACGAAGCCCAGGGCATAAGCTAGTCCTTTCCGTTGGTGCGACACCTACCGCAACCACCATCCAGCACCCTAGCATCATCTCATCTggtgacaacaacaacaacaacaacaacggtgATAGTTCAGTTCAGAAACTAAAAGAATTCATCACCGCCCAgtcaaaaagagaaaacccATTCAGCCTTGAAGTCCACGCCGGGGTTTA TTCAACCCTCGACCTCCAACAACTCGCCACCCACGCCCGggactcctccctcctcaaggcTGACGACATCGCCATCAGTGTCCTAGCAGAAATAGCCTCCCTCTACCCCTCCCGCGGCaaaaactccaccaccgaagcCCTCATCAACGCAGGCtgcctcgccctcggcagAGAACCCGTCACCGACAAGGGCAGCATCCCCGGAGTGGATTACTCCGGCTGGGGCTTTCTTATGCCCTGGGGCGGTAACCTCACCTCTAACCCCACCCCAGGTCCTGACTTTCCCCGTGTTCACCCCGGTTGGCAAGTGGGCAAAGTCTCCCAGGAACATGGCATCTTGGTGTGGGATGGTAAACCCGAAGACGAGATCCCGCTGCAGTATGGACAGAGGGTGAGAATTTGGCCTAATCACAGCTGCATCGCGGGCGCGTGCTTTGATTGGTATTTGATTGTAGACAGTAGgagcaaggggagggaggacgaggtggtggatgtttgGCCtaggtggaggggatggtag
- a CDS encoding hypothetical protein (EggNog:ENOG503NYVN; COG:S): MSITSEEEVEEDAPPLSDSPSHNDSSDSNNGSGSRHQHHNHNHDHNNGSTSPSATSHPGSDYEGEYLSESDLSEEDDDDEDDGNPNSFPPAAPFSQHTFAPPFYGRPPTPLPPSPSLTSLLRPSRPTTPDASDDEHAEPLPRARPKVPTYEYYGFVLYLFSSLLFLFYLLWSYLPSPFLHALGIYYYPNRWWSLAVPSFIVMLLVYIYVALAAYNVEILTLPMGSIETVVDEAAQVAVVDSRGRIRAVGKRGRDRGQGHRRKGSGRSNRDEEGGGGQHGGLDWRVVWNEGTDAVMDVPLAGVCEVLYGYGGEEEGDGDVITRV; encoded by the coding sequence ATGTCGATAACAtccgaagaagaagtcgaagAGGACGCGCCTCCCCTCTCCGACTCACCCTCCCACAATGACTCTTCCGACTCCAACAACGGCAGCGGCAgtcgacatcaacaccacaaccacaatcaCGACCACAACAATggctcaacctccccctccgccacctcccacccaggCTCCGACTACGAAGGCGAATACCTCTCCGAGTCAGACCTatcagaagaagacgacgacgacgaagacgacggcAACCCAAATTCTTTCCCCCCTGCGGCCCCCTTTTCGCAACACACCTTCGCGCCCCCGTTCTACGGCCGTCCGCCAACACCCCtacccccatctccctctttAACATCCCTGTTGCGACCCTCCAGACCAACAACCCCCGATGCCTCGGACGACGAACACGCCGAACCACTACCTAGGGCGAGGCCAAAAGTGCCGACGTATGAATACTACGGCTTCGTGCTGTATCTCTTCTCCAGCCTCCTGTTCCTCTTTTACCTGCTCTGGAGCTACCTCCCGTCGCCGTTTCTGCACGCGTTGGGGATATACTACTACCCTAAccggtggtggtcgttgGCGGTGCCAAGTTTTATCGTCATGTTGCTGGTGTATATATACGTGGCGTTGGCGGCGTATAATGTGGAGATATTGACGTTGCCGATGGGTAGCATAGAGAccgtggttgatgaggcggCGCAGGTGGCGGTTGTGGATAGTCGGGGGAGGATAAGGGCTGTTGGGAagcgggggagggataggGGGCAGGGGCATAGGAGGAAGGGGTCGGGGAGGAGTAATAgggatgaggaagggggaggggggcagcatggggggttggattggaGGGTGGTTTGGAATGAGGGGACGGATGCGGTGATGGATGTGCCGCTGGCGGGGGTTTGTGAGGTGCTTTATGGGtatgggggggaggaagaaggggatggggatgtaATTACGAGGGTTTAA